In one window of Ruminococcus hominis DNA:
- the uvrA gene encoding excinuclease ABC subunit UvrA: protein MGKKMDARQYIKIRGANENNLKNIDVDIPRNELVVLTGLSGSGKSSLAFDTIYAEGQRRYMESLSSYARQFLGQMEKPDVESIEGLSPAISIDQKSTNHNPRSTVGTVTEIYDYFRLLYARIGIPHCPKCGKEIKKQSVDEMADQIMALPEKTKIQLLAPVVRGRKGTHTKLFERAKKSGYVRVRVDGNMYELSEDIVLDKNIKHNIEIIVDRLVVKPGIEKRLTDSIENVLNLAEGLLVVDIIDGETMNFSQSFSCPDCGISIEEIEPRSFSFNNPFGACPACFGLGYKMEFSEELMIPDPSLSINEGAITVMGWQSCADKNSFTNAILVALCKEYDFDLDTPFDKYPKKIHDILIYGTNGKTIKVYYKGQRGEGIYDVAFEGLIKSVERRYRETHSENSKAEYETFMNITPCSECKGQRLKKSALAVTVGDKNIAEVTSLSIDCLQEFLNNLVLSKTQHIIGDQILKEIKARIQFLMDVGLEYLTLSRATGTLSGGEAQRIRLATQIGSGLVGVAYILDEPSIGLHQRDNDKLLATLKRLRDLGNSLIVVEHDEDTMLAADCIVDIGPGAGEHGGQVVAIGTAKELMKCKNSITGDYLSGRKRIPVPTERRKPTGYLKVIGAQENNLKNIDVKFPLGVMTCVTGVSGSGKSSLVNEILYKKLAKELNRARTIPGKHKRIEGLEQVDKVINIDQSPIGRTPRSNPATYTGVFDLIRDLFAATPDAKARGYKKGRFSFNVKGGRCEACSGDGILKIEMHFLPDVYVPCEVCGGKRYNRETLDVKYKGKNIYDVLNMTVEEAVTFFENIPSIRRKMETLNDVGLSYIRLGQPSTELSGGEAQRIKLATELSKRSTGKTVYILDEPTTGLHFADVHKLTEILQRLTAEGNTVIVIEHNLDVIKTADYIIDIGPEGGDKGGTVVACGTPEEIALNEKSYTGKYIDAILKKNK, encoded by the coding sequence ATGGGTAAAAAGATGGACGCCAGACAGTATATTAAAATTCGAGGCGCAAATGAGAATAATTTAAAAAATATTGATGTAGATATTCCGAGAAATGAGCTTGTTGTATTGACTGGTTTGAGTGGATCGGGTAAATCTTCTCTTGCATTTGATACGATTTATGCAGAGGGACAACGTAGATACATGGAGTCTTTGTCATCTTACGCACGTCAGTTCTTAGGACAGATGGAAAAACCGGATGTAGAAAGTATAGAAGGCTTATCCCCTGCTATTTCAATTGATCAGAAATCTACAAACCATAATCCACGTTCTACAGTTGGAACAGTGACAGAAATTTATGATTATTTTCGACTTTTGTATGCAAGAATCGGGATTCCACATTGTCCAAAATGTGGGAAGGAAATAAAAAAGCAGTCAGTAGACGAGATGGCAGATCAGATTATGGCGTTGCCAGAGAAAACGAAAATTCAGTTATTAGCACCGGTTGTAAGAGGACGTAAAGGGACACATACAAAATTATTTGAACGTGCAAAAAAAAGCGGATATGTCCGTGTCCGTGTTGATGGTAATATGTATGAATTATCAGAAGATATAGTCTTAGATAAAAATATAAAACACAATATTGAAATTATAGTAGACCGTCTTGTTGTAAAACCGGGTATTGAAAAGCGGCTGACAGATTCGATTGAAAATGTGTTAAACTTGGCAGAAGGTTTATTGGTTGTAGATATCATTGACGGTGAAACAATGAATTTTAGTCAGAGTTTTTCGTGTCCGGATTGTGGGATAAGTATAGAAGAAATCGAGCCAAGAAGTTTTTCTTTTAATAATCCATTTGGGGCATGTCCGGCTTGCTTTGGACTTGGATATAAGATGGAGTTTTCGGAAGAATTGATGATTCCTGACCCTTCACTTAGTATTAATGAAGGGGCGATTACAGTAATGGGATGGCAGTCATGCGCAGATAAGAATAGTTTTACGAATGCAATTCTTGTCGCATTATGTAAAGAATATGATTTTGATTTAGATACACCATTCGACAAATATCCAAAGAAGATTCATGATATTCTAATCTACGGCACCAATGGAAAAACTATAAAAGTATACTATAAAGGTCAGCGAGGAGAGGGAATTTATGATGTTGCATTTGAAGGTTTAATAAAGAGTGTTGAGAGAAGATACCGTGAAACACATTCTGAAAACAGTAAAGCAGAATATGAAACATTTATGAATATTACTCCGTGTTCAGAATGTAAAGGGCAACGTTTGAAAAAAAGTGCATTGGCAGTAACTGTAGGCGATAAAAATATTGCAGAAGTAACATCGTTATCTATTGATTGTCTGCAGGAATTTTTGAATAATTTAGTCTTAAGCAAGACACAACATATAATCGGGGATCAAATATTAAAAGAAATCAAAGCTCGCATACAATTTTTAATGGATGTCGGATTAGAGTATTTAACATTGTCAAGAGCAACAGGAACACTTTCAGGAGGTGAGGCACAGAGAATCCGTCTTGCAACTCAAATTGGCTCGGGCCTTGTAGGAGTTGCATATATTTTGGATGAACCAAGTATCGGTCTGCATCAAAGAGATAATGATAAATTGCTGGCAACGTTAAAACGATTGCGTGATCTGGGTAATTCTCTTATTGTTGTAGAACATGATGAGGATACAATGCTTGCAGCAGATTGTATTGTGGATATCGGACCAGGAGCAGGGGAACATGGCGGTCAGGTTGTTGCAATAGGGACGGCGAAAGAATTAATGAAATGTAAAAATTCTATCACGGGAGATTATCTGAGTGGGAGAAAGAGAATCCCTGTTCCAACAGAAAGAAGAAAGCCAACAGGATATTTGAAGGTTATTGGTGCACAGGAAAATAATTTAAAAAATATTGATGTCAAATTTCCATTAGGAGTTATGACATGTGTAACCGGAGTATCTGGATCGGGCAAAAGTTCTCTTGTAAATGAAATTTTGTATAAAAAACTTGCAAAAGAACTCAATCGTGCGAGAACAATTCCAGGAAAACACAAAAGAATTGAAGGATTGGAGCAGGTTGATAAAGTAATTAACATTGATCAGTCTCCAATTGGAAGAACGCCGCGTTCTAATCCTGCAACTTATACCGGAGTATTTGATTTGATCCGGGATTTGTTTGCGGCCACCCCGGATGCAAAAGCAAGAGGATATAAAAAAGGTCGATTTAGTTTCAATGTAAAAGGAGGCCGATGTGAAGCTTGTTCCGGAGATGGAATCTTAAAGATTGAAATGCATTTTCTGCCGGATGTATATGTTCCATGTGAAGTATGCGGAGGAAAGCGTTACAATAGAGAGACGTTGGATGTGAAATATAAAGGAAAAAATATTTATGATGTGTTAAATATGACAGTAGAAGAAGCAGTAACATTTTTTGAAAATATTCCTAGTATCCGTAGGAAAATGGAAACTTTGAACGATGTTGGTCTGTCTTATATCAGATTAGGACAGCCTTCTACGGAATTATCCGGAGGAGAAGCACAGAGAATTAAGCTTGCAACGGAACTAAGTAAGAGAAGTACTGGAAAGACAGTATACATTTTGGATGAACCAACGACAGGGCTTCATTTTGCAGATGTTCATAAATTAACAGAAATATTACAGAGATTGACTGCGGAAGGGAATACAGTTATTGTTATAGAACATAATTTAGATGTGATTAAAACAGCAGATTATATTATTGATATCGGACCGGAAGGTGGAGATAAAGGTGGTACAGTAGTTGCCTGTGGAACTCCGGAAGAAATAGCATTGAATGAGAAATCATACACAGGAAAATATATAGATGCAATACTTAAGAAAAATAAATAA
- the uvrB gene encoding excinuclease ABC subunit UvrB, protein MDHFELVSEYKPTGDQPQAIKELVEGFKEGNQCQTLLGVTGSGKTFTMANVIQQLNKPTLIIAHNKTLAAQLYGEFKEFFPDNAVEYFVSYYDYYQPEAYVPSSDTYIAKDSAINDEIDKLRLSATMALTERRDVIIVASVSCIYGLGSPLDYQNMVISLRPGMEKDRDELISKLIEIQYNRNDMDFHRGTFRVRGDVVEVIPANAESTAIRVEFFGDEIDRIVEVDVLTGEIKGELKHAAIFPASHYVVDKENIKRAVGAIEDELEERVKEFKRQDKLLEAQRIAERTNFDVEMLKETGFCSGIENYSRHLSGLQPGQPPYTLIDYFPDDFIMMIDESHKTVPQIAGMYHGDQSRKTTLVDYGFRLPSAKDNRPLNFEEFESKVNQVLFVSATPGVYEEEHELLRAQQVIRPTGLLDPEVEVRPVEGQIDDLLGEINKEVAKKNKILITTLTKRMAEDLTDYLREVGVRVKYLHSDIDTLERTEIIRDMRMDVFDVLVGINLLREGLDIPEITLVAILDADKEGFLRSETSLIQTIGRAARNAEGHVIMYADTVTDSMRMAIEETKRRREIQMKYNEENGITPQTIKKAVRDLISISKKVDTSELQMEKDPESMSKEELEKLIGSITKKMKKAAAELNFELAAELRDKLIELKKAFNEIDD, encoded by the coding sequence ATGGATCATTTTGAATTAGTATCAGAATATAAACCAACAGGAGACCAGCCACAGGCAATCAAAGAACTAGTCGAAGGTTTTAAAGAAGGCAATCAGTGTCAGACATTGCTTGGCGTCACCGGATCTGGTAAGACATTTACGATGGCGAATGTCATCCAACAATTGAATAAACCAACGCTGATCATAGCACACAATAAGACACTGGCAGCGCAGTTATATGGGGAATTTAAAGAGTTCTTTCCGGATAACGCAGTGGAATATTTTGTCTCTTATTATGACTACTATCAACCAGAAGCTTATGTTCCGTCTTCAGATACTTATATTGCTAAAGATTCAGCAATTAATGATGAGATAGATAAATTGCGTTTATCCGCAACAATGGCACTGACAGAACGAAGAGATGTTATTATAGTAGCCAGTGTTTCTTGTATTTATGGTCTTGGTAGTCCATTAGATTATCAGAATATGGTTATTTCATTGCGTCCGGGCATGGAGAAGGACAGAGATGAATTGATTTCAAAATTAATAGAAATTCAGTACAATCGTAATGATATGGATTTTCATAGAGGTACATTTCGTGTCAGAGGAGATGTTGTGGAAGTGATACCGGCTAATGCTGAAAGCACTGCTATCAGAGTGGAATTTTTTGGAGATGAAATTGATAGAATTGTTGAAGTTGATGTTTTAACCGGTGAAATTAAGGGCGAATTAAAACATGCTGCAATTTTCCCGGCTTCACATTATGTTGTTGATAAGGAAAACATAAAACGTGCTGTAGGTGCGATTGAAGATGAATTGGAAGAACGTGTGAAGGAATTCAAACGCCAAGATAAATTATTGGAGGCACAGCGTATAGCAGAGCGTACAAATTTTGATGTTGAAATGTTAAAAGAAACAGGTTTTTGTTCCGGTATTGAAAATTATTCCAGACATTTATCCGGATTGCAACCGGGACAACCTCCATATACATTGATTGATTATTTCCCGGATGATTTTATTATGATGATTGACGAATCACATAAGACAGTTCCACAAATAGCGGGGATGTATCATGGAGATCAGTCAAGAAAGACAACGTTGGTTGATTATGGATTCCGTCTGCCTTCTGCTAAAGATAACAGACCTCTCAATTTTGAGGAGTTTGAAAGCAAGGTGAATCAAGTGTTGTTTGTCTCAGCTACGCCTGGCGTGTATGAGGAAGAACATGAATTATTGCGTGCTCAGCAGGTGATCCGTCCAACAGGTCTTCTTGATCCTGAGGTTGAAGTGCGGCCGGTTGAGGGACAGATAGATGATTTGCTAGGTGAGATTAACAAAGAAGTTGCGAAAAAGAACAAAATATTAATCACAACATTGACGAAAAGAATGGCAGAAGACTTAACAGACTATTTAAGAGAAGTCGGTGTACGTGTAAAATATTTACATTCCGATATTGATACATTAGAACGAACAGAGATTATACGTGATATGCGTATGGATGTTTTTGACGTACTGGTCGGGATTAATTTGCTGAGAGAAGGATTAGATATTCCGGAGATTACACTTGTTGCAATTTTAGATGCAGATAAGGAAGGCTTTTTGAGATCAGAGACTTCGTTGATACAGACGATAGGACGTGCGGCGAGAAATGCAGAAGGTCATGTTATTATGTATGCTGATACGGTGACCGATTCTATGAGAATGGCAATAGAAGAAACAAAAAGACGTCGAGAAATTCAGATGAAATATAATGAGGAAAATGGAATCACACCTCAGACAATTAAAAAAGCAGTTCGAGATTTGATCAGCATTTCTAAGAAAGTGGATACTTCGGAATTACAGATGGAGAAAGATCCAGAATCTATGAGCAAAGAGGAACTGGAGAAATTAATCGGAAGTATTACAAAGAAGATGAAAAAAGCAGCAGCAGAATTGAATTTTGAACTTGCAGCAGAGTTGCGAGATAAACTTATAGAGTTAAAAAAAGCATTCAATGAGATAGATGATTAA
- a CDS encoding BlaI/MecI/CopY family transcriptional regulator yields the protein MSNLPQISEAEFEVMKIVWKYAPISTNEITEKLTQISSWSPKTIQTLIKRLVSKKALTYEKQSRVFVYTPLVKEDEYIRQESNSFLKRYYNGNITSMLASYIEDDKLSEEDIASLRNLLSNH from the coding sequence ATGAGCAATCTGCCTCAAATTTCAGAAGCTGAATTTGAAGTTATGAAAATCGTTTGGAAATACGCACCAATCAGCACCAATGAAATTACTGAAAAATTAACACAAATTTCCAGTTGGAGTCCTAAAACAATTCAGACATTGATTAAACGTCTCGTTTCTAAAAAAGCACTAACCTATGAAAAACAAAGCCGGGTTTTTGTCTATACTCCATTGGTCAAGGAAGACGAATATATTCGGCAGGAAAGTAATTCTTTTTTAAAGCGTTATTATAATGGTAATATCACTTCTATGCTTGCCTCTTACATTGAGGATGATAAATTGTCTGAAGAAGACATTGCCAGCTTACGGAATCTTCTTTCCAATCATTAA
- a CDS encoding BlaR1 family beta-lactam sensor/signal transducer, producing the protein MIYFSFRFLLCNAIICIFLGSLLGLKNLLQRQLSARMQYNLSIIFLAVLIVPFLPISSAPSSISWSHLLTASSNTNGDIQTTFLSGNGYNLDKINDFAVSVSTQIPTFIHTLLVFFWSIGIFIMFFLLYRSVKQVKALHSSALPLQNEELNALYIECLNEVNSKHTIPIYSTAFLKSPVLVGFLHPRIYLPIHLISDFNAGTISATDIRYMLLHELQHYKHKDILIGYLINTVNVFYWFNPLIWYFLKRIRQERELACDSAVLQLLKETEYKSYGNTLINFAETIALSPFPLTMGISGNIKQLKGRILNIASFHQPTFKQKIRGYLICIFVSTIIIGCIPILSVYASDQTGYHFDTTEKNITQLNLSSNFGDYTGSFVLYDQSADRWNIYNMDHASTRVSPNSTYKIYDALLGLESGIITPEHSTFTWNGEPYPFNSWEADQDLTSAMHNSVNWYFQAIDSQAGFESVRTFLQTINYGNQNTGTNLNLYWTDFSLKISPIEQVELLQDFYQNNFHFDSKNIQAVKKALLLSTTSSGSLYGKTGTGRVNGKDVNGWFIGYIETANNTYYFATNIQAPSNATGSQATEITESVLSNLGIWK; encoded by the coding sequence TTGATATATTTTAGTTTTCGATTTTTACTCTGTAATGCCATCATTTGTATTTTTTTAGGTAGTTTACTGGGATTAAAAAATTTATTGCAAAGGCAATTATCCGCACGTATGCAATATAATCTTTCGATTATATTTCTTGCCGTTCTAATTGTTCCCTTTTTACCGATAAGCTCTGCCCCATCTTCTATATCGTGGAGCCATTTGCTGACAGCCAGTTCAAATACCAATGGTGATATTCAAACCACTTTTCTTTCTGGTAATGGTTATAATTTGGATAAAATAAATGATTTTGCTGTCTCTGTCAGCACCCAAATACCAACTTTTATTCACACATTACTTGTATTTTTCTGGAGTATCGGTATATTCATAATGTTTTTTCTTCTCTACCGCTCAGTAAAACAAGTAAAAGCCTTACATAGTTCTGCTTTACCTCTTCAAAATGAAGAACTAAACGCTCTTTATATAGAATGTTTAAACGAAGTGAACAGCAAGCATACCATTCCGATTTATAGTACAGCATTTTTGAAATCTCCTGTTTTGGTTGGTTTCCTGCATCCTCGCATTTATCTTCCAATTCACTTGATTTCAGATTTTAACGCTGGAACTATAAGTGCAACTGATATTCGATATATGCTTCTTCATGAACTGCAGCACTACAAGCATAAAGATATTCTAATTGGATATTTGATAAATACAGTAAATGTTTTCTACTGGTTCAATCCCCTAATCTGGTATTTTCTAAAAAGAATACGTCAGGAACGGGAACTTGCCTGCGACAGTGCTGTATTACAATTATTGAAAGAAACAGAATACAAGTCATATGGAAATACACTGATTAACTTTGCCGAAACAATAGCTCTGTCTCCATTCCCTCTTACTATGGGAATTAGTGGAAATATAAAACAGTTAAAAGGACGCATTTTAAATATTGCATCATTCCACCAACCTACTTTTAAACAAAAAATTCGTGGATATCTTATATGCATATTCGTCTCTACTATCATCATTGGATGCATTCCCATACTTTCTGTTTATGCTTCTGATCAGACTGGGTATCATTTTGACACAACCGAAAAGAATATTACTCAGCTAAATCTTTCTTCCAATTTTGGGGACTACACCGGAAGTTTTGTTTTATATGATCAGTCTGCTGATAGATGGAATATTTATAATATGGATCATGCTTCCACACGTGTATCACCGAATTCGACTTATAAAATATATGATGCATTACTTGGCTTGGAATCTGGAATTATTACACCAGAACATTCCACTTTCACATGGAATGGAGAACCATATCCTTTTAATTCATGGGAAGCCGATCAAGATTTAACCTCGGCTATGCATAATTCCGTAAACTGGTATTTTCAAGCAATTGATTCACAGGCAGGTTTTGAATCCGTAAGAACATTTTTACAGACAATAAACTATGGGAATCAGAATACTGGAACAAATCTAAATCTCTATTGGACAGATTTCTCTCTGAAGATATCACCCATAGAGCAGGTGGAATTGTTACAGGATTTCTATCAAAATAATTTTCATTTTGACAGTAAAAATATCCAGGCAGTAAAAAAAGCCCTGCTGCTTTCCACTACTTCTTCCGGTTCTCTTTACGGGAAAACAGGAACCGGGCGTGTCAATGGTAAAGATGTCAATGGCTGGTTTATCGGATACATTGAAACAGCGAATAATACTTACTACTTTGCAACAAATATTCAAGCTCCTTCCAACGCAACCGGAAGTCAAGCTACTGAAATAACAGAATCTGTACTTTCTAATCTTGGTATCTGGAAATAA
- a CDS encoding DUF6070 family protein has translation MKRKSILLVLCIGMILTSCESKISLNSTDVKNEKNQKNTTMENPDKGYNLPIDEDKKKEVANDCEEIMGIIRDIYSEYNGIQEADQNTAEQMMNRMEEIIKQNGNPVIGSDHYSVMDNYQKMEQFLKSAEQEEKGSVILYEADTDGGITRKEYSYDGKEMSVMSAKMIWSEDTEPVLTYISLSKIKEWAYTENGNFCYELCVPEPPEVTEIVDGSCIIRVKPLSEECREYSKKYVSTFGYQGNNLLCSNWNAEDMQELDYNGLYEYFYQMKYGEKFTAEKEVVGIPAEEFENVIMTYLPVTKEELKEWAVYDEQSNMFIWERLGCGNYSPTHFGLSLPEVTEVRHNEDGNIVLTIHAVCDSVVCNDAVITHELTMKIQDDGTIQYVGNSILDNGIDNIPRYQYRLGNLQN, from the coding sequence ATGAAAAGAAAAAGTATTTTGTTAGTACTTTGTATAGGAATGATTCTGACTTCCTGTGAAAGTAAGATATCATTAAACAGCACAGATGTAAAAAATGAGAAGAATCAGAAAAACACTACCATGGAAAATCCGGATAAGGGATATAATCTACCAATCGATGAAGACAAGAAAAAGGAAGTTGCGAACGATTGTGAAGAAATTATGGGCATTATCCGAGACATTTATTCTGAATATAATGGAATACAAGAAGCAGATCAGAACACTGCTGAGCAAATGATGAATCGGATGGAAGAAATTATCAAACAAAATGGGAATCCGGTCATTGGTTCCGATCATTATTCTGTTATGGATAATTACCAGAAGATGGAACAATTTTTAAAATCTGCAGAACAAGAAGAAAAAGGAAGTGTAATTTTATATGAAGCAGATACAGATGGTGGAATTACTAGAAAAGAATATAGTTATGATGGAAAAGAAATGAGTGTGATGTCCGCAAAAATGATATGGAGTGAGGATACAGAGCCTGTACTTACATACATATCGCTATCAAAAATAAAAGAATGGGCATATACTGAAAATGGGAATTTCTGTTATGAATTATGCGTACCTGAACCACCGGAAGTGACAGAGATTGTAGATGGAAGTTGTATTATCCGGGTAAAGCCTTTGAGTGAGGAGTGTCGGGAATATTCAAAAAAATATGTGAGTACGTTCGGCTATCAGGGAAACAATCTGTTATGTTCAAACTGGAATGCGGAGGATATGCAGGAGTTGGATTATAATGGACTTTATGAATATTTTTATCAAATGAAATATGGAGAAAAATTTACTGCAGAAAAAGAGGTTGTGGGAATTCCAGCAGAAGAGTTCGAAAATGTAATTATGACATATCTTCCTGTTACAAAAGAAGAATTGAAAGAATGGGCGGTCTACGATGAACAAAGTAATATGTTTATCTGGGAACGATTGGGATGTGGTAATTATTCACCAACACATTTTGGCTTGTCTTTACCGGAAGTAACAGAAGTCAGGCACAATGAAGATGGAAACATTGTTTTGACAATTCATGCAGTATGTGATTCTGTTGTATGTAATGATGCTGTTATTACACACGAACTTACGATGAAAATTCAGGATGATGGAACGATTCAGTATGTTGGAAACAGTATTTTAGATAATGGTATTGATAATATACCGAGGTATCAGTACCGGTTAGGTAATTTGCAGAATTGA
- a CDS encoding DUF6070 family protein, with translation MLLEKMQQYWMSILKNKKIFTRNYYKRKILMVILIILMVFTGCRQERITEKVQKKETVESAMYAEAKETAQTFQNIYIQEKSESNILKTKRKIINCLKMQGYAAVDCDNQIDMVNREKVEEFCKASEKEEQAAVDIVVVFDEGEIIQYHLESMNGKINVRLCQVKWKDNSPQANYYDEYEAYAWKYTEKGYLFLEKYHPPGFDGAPGETGFRVQPLDKTCRELNRKYVMPLGYALNNLLITNWDNQNYTELDFYDLYEKMYYMKYGKQVPYEANYGRAEYEVPEDEFEEVIKTYLPFSNTEIEKGTFYNSDNRTFRYRPRGLYDCEFPYEPYPEVIAYEKLQDGTLKLTIEAVWEIRMLDQAITSELMIKPMEDGSFQYLSNKVIRSDQNANAGWYMPRLTEEEWEENYSNN, from the coding sequence ATGTTGTTAGAAAAGATGCAACAGTATTGGATGAGTATTTTAAAGAATAAAAAAATTTTTACAAGAAATTATTACAAACGTAAGATTTTGATGGTGATATTGATAATTCTTATGGTTTTTACAGGATGCAGACAAGAAAGAATCACAGAAAAAGTACAAAAGAAAGAAACTGTAGAATCTGCAATGTATGCTGAAGCGAAAGAAACAGCACAAACTTTTCAGAATATCTATATACAGGAGAAGTCAGAGTCAAATATATTAAAAACGAAAAGAAAAATTATCAATTGTCTGAAAATGCAAGGATATGCGGCAGTAGATTGTGATAATCAGATTGATATGGTCAATCGTGAAAAAGTAGAAGAATTTTGCAAGGCATCGGAGAAAGAAGAACAGGCAGCAGTTGATATTGTTGTTGTATTTGATGAAGGGGAAATTATACAATATCATTTAGAGTCAATGAATGGAAAGATAAATGTTCGATTATGTCAGGTTAAATGGAAGGATAATAGCCCACAGGCTAATTATTATGATGAATATGAAGCATATGCGTGGAAATATACAGAAAAAGGATACTTGTTTCTGGAGAAATATCACCCACCGGGATTTGATGGAGCACCGGGTGAAACTGGATTCAGAGTGCAGCCATTAGATAAAACATGCCGGGAATTGAATCGAAAATATGTTATGCCGTTGGGGTATGCACTTAATAATCTGTTGATTACAAATTGGGATAACCAGAATTATACGGAACTTGATTTTTATGATCTTTATGAAAAAATGTATTATATGAAATATGGAAAGCAAGTTCCATATGAAGCAAATTATGGTAGAGCAGAATATGAAGTTCCAGAAGATGAGTTTGAAGAGGTTATAAAGACCTATTTACCATTTAGTAATACCGAGATTGAAAAGGGAACTTTTTATAACTCTGATAATAGAACTTTTAGATACAGACCGCGAGGGTTATATGATTGTGAATTCCCATATGAGCCATATCCGGAAGTTATCGCATATGAAAAATTACAAGATGGAACATTAAAACTTACGATAGAAGCAGTATGGGAAATCAGAATGTTAGATCAGGCAATCACCAGTGAATTGATGATAAAACCTATGGAAGACGGAAGTTTCCAGTATTTATCAAATAAGGTAATCAGGTCAGATCAAAATGCAAATGCAGGGTGGTATATGCCAAGGTTAACAGAAGAAGAGTGGGAAGAGAATTACAGTAATAATTAG
- a CDS encoding type II toxin-antitoxin system prevent-host-death family antitoxin: MPVIKPITDLRNTNEISELCHKQQQPVFITKNGYGDLVVMSMETYDELLSTNHIDKAIFEAEREVAEGAALIDAREALGELRRKHFG; the protein is encoded by the coding sequence ATGCCAGTAATCAAACCAATTACAGATTTACGTAATACAAATGAAATATCTGAATTATGTCATAAACAGCAGCAGCCAGTTTTCATTACAAAAAATGGTTATGGAGATTTGGTAGTTATGAGTATGGAAACTTATGACGAATTGCTTAGCACGAACCATATTGATAAAGCAATATTTGAAGCGGAACGGGAAGTTGCTGAAGGTGCAGCGTTAATAGATGCACGAGAAGCATTGGGAGAACTCAGGAGGAAACACTTTGGATAA
- a CDS encoding helix-turn-helix domain-containing protein — translation MAKELYISRPYLSTKFKKDTGTTLTDFILHEKTEEAKRLLHYTDKTATMFGAYLGFSSQSHFSRVFKKHIGLTPAEYRKKYS, via the coding sequence CTGGCAAAAGAGCTCTACATCAGCCGTCCCTATCTGTCAACAAAATTCAAGAAAGATACTGGAACAACTCTGACAGATTTTATCTTGCATGAAAAAACAGAGGAAGCAAAACGCCTCCTCCACTATACTGACAAAACAGCAACTATGTTTGGAGCTTACCTCGGATTCTCATCCCAGAGCCACTTTTCACGGGTGTTCAAAAAACACATCGGACTGACTCCCGCCGAATATCGAAAGAAATACTCGTAA